A window of Edaphobacter lichenicola contains these coding sequences:
- the rplM gene encoding 50S ribosomal protein L13: protein MSTTIPSGKDIKRKWYVLDASGKTLGRLATQAASVLAGKTNPLYTPYIDMGDHVVIINAEKIVLTGLKSDQKLYRRYTGFPGGLREESFIKLLARRPEAIVEQAVKGMLPKSKLGRQMATKLKVYKGGQHPHLAQQPVAMDFHASNAPKVLTSKVMVPAHPAHSLEG from the coding sequence ATGTCCACCACCATTCCGAGTGGCAAAGATATTAAGCGCAAGTGGTACGTGCTTGACGCCAGCGGTAAGACCCTCGGCCGCCTCGCCACACAGGCCGCCTCCGTCCTCGCCGGCAAGACCAACCCCCTCTACACCCCCTACATCGATATGGGCGATCACGTCGTCATCATCAACGCCGAAAAGATCGTGCTGACCGGCCTCAAGTCTGACCAGAAGCTCTATCGCCGCTACACCGGATTCCCCGGTGGTCTCCGCGAAGAGTCCTTCATCAAGCTGCTCGCCCGTCGCCCCGAAGCCATCGTCGAGCAGGCCGTCAAGGGCATGCTTCCCAAGTCCAAGCTCGGCCGCCAGATGGCCACCAAGCTCAAGGTCTACAAGGGAGGACAGCATCCCCACCTCGCCCAGCAGCCCGTTGCCATGGACTTCCATGCCAGTAACGCGCCCAAGGTTCTCACCTCCAAGGTCATGGTGCCGGCGCATCCGGCTCACTCCCTCGAAGGCTAA
- a CDS encoding holo-ACP synthase has protein sequence MVLGVGTDLIETKRIKESIDRYGERFLERVFTAGEIAYCIRKKKNAAESFAARFAAKEAGAKALGTGISRGITWRELEVRREASGRPTLHLSGRAAELAKAMGVRRVQLSLTHSRELAMAVVVAED, from the coding sequence ATGGTGCTGGGTGTGGGAACGGATTTGATAGAGACGAAACGGATCAAAGAGAGTATCGACCGGTACGGCGAGCGGTTTCTGGAGCGGGTTTTTACTGCGGGAGAGATCGCGTACTGCATACGCAAGAAAAAGAATGCCGCAGAGAGCTTTGCAGCCCGGTTTGCAGCAAAGGAGGCTGGGGCGAAGGCCCTGGGCACCGGCATTAGCCGAGGCATTACATGGAGAGAGCTTGAAGTGCGGCGCGAGGCGAGCGGAAGACCCACGCTCCACCTAAGTGGCCGGGCCGCAGAGTTGGCAAAGGCAATGGGCGTGCGCAGGGTACAGTTGAGTTTGACCCACAGCCGGGAGCTGGCGATGGCGGTGGTGGTAGCGGAGGATTAA
- the rpsB gene encoding 30S ribosomal protein S2, which produces MANITMKELLEAGVHFGHQTKRWNPKMKEYIFGERNGIYIIDLQKTLKMFKEASKFVTDLTSTGKLILFVGTKRQAQDAIAEEATRAGMPYINSRWLGGLLTNWVTVQKSVKRLTELDDMSTDGRYELLTKKEVIKLERERKHLTTNLAGIKTMKRLPDAIFVVDSNNEAIAVAEARKLGIPVVAVVDTNCDPTVVDYVIPGNDDALRAIRLFTTKIADSAYEGVQMVSEKAFATESADVQPLAVSPEYVGEEGEFEGAEIHAAAEPTEAAPEEDETVDLAAVLGGNIRKAPSAASEPEAESEPISAQAAV; this is translated from the coding sequence ATGGCAAATATCACTATGAAAGAACTGCTCGAAGCTGGCGTTCACTTCGGGCATCAGACCAAGCGCTGGAACCCCAAGATGAAGGAGTACATCTTCGGCGAGCGCAATGGTATCTACATCATCGACCTGCAGAAGACCCTCAAGATGTTCAAAGAGGCCTCCAAGTTCGTCACTGATCTCACCTCCACCGGCAAGCTCATCCTCTTCGTCGGCACCAAGCGCCAGGCGCAGGACGCCATCGCCGAAGAGGCCACCCGCGCGGGCATGCCCTACATCAACAGCCGCTGGCTCGGTGGTCTGCTCACCAACTGGGTCACCGTGCAGAAGTCGGTCAAGCGCCTCACCGAGCTCGACGACATGTCGACCGACGGCCGCTACGAGCTCCTCACCAAGAAGGAAGTCATCAAGCTCGAGCGCGAGCGCAAGCACCTCACCACCAACCTCGCCGGTATCAAGACCATGAAGCGTCTTCCCGACGCCATCTTCGTCGTTGACTCCAACAACGAAGCCATCGCCGTCGCCGAAGCCCGCAAGCTCGGCATCCCGGTCGTCGCCGTCGTCGACACCAACTGCGACCCCACCGTCGTCGACTACGTCATCCCCGGCAACGACGACGCCCTCCGCGCCATCCGCCTCTTCACCACGAAGATCGCCGATTCCGCCTACGAAGGCGTCCAGATGGTCTCCGAGAAGGCCTTCGCCACCGAGTCCGCTGACGTTCAGCCCCTCGCCGTCTCCCCCGAGTACGTCGGGGAAGAGGGCGAGTTCGAAGGTGCCGAGATCCACGCCGCTGCCGAGCCCACCGAAGCTGCTCCCGAAGAAGACGAGACCGTCGACCTCGCTGCAGTCCTCGGCGGAAACATCCGCAAGGCTCCTTCCGCCGCCTCCGAGCCAGAAGCCGAGTCCGAGCCCATCTCAGCCCAGGCCGCGGTCTAG
- the rpsI gene encoding 30S ribosomal protein S9, which yields MADLIQYYGTGRRKSSIARVFLRPGSGKFTVNKKECDVYFVTAQQRTAAKRSLGIADIGETFDVITTVKGGGVMGQADAVKLGIARALMVFNPELRKALKAEGLVTRDSRGKERKKYGQKGARARFQFSKR from the coding sequence ATGGCAGATCTGATTCAGTACTACGGAACCGGCCGTCGCAAGTCCTCGATCGCACGTGTCTTCCTGCGTCCAGGCAGCGGCAAATTCACCGTCAACAAAAAAGAGTGTGACGTCTACTTCGTCACCGCACAACAGCGCACAGCCGCCAAGCGGTCGCTCGGCATCGCCGACATCGGCGAGACCTTCGACGTCATCACCACAGTAAAGGGTGGCGGCGTCATGGGCCAGGCCGACGCCGTCAAGCTCGGCATCGCACGCGCCCTCATGGTATTCAACCCCGAGCTCCGCAAGGCGCTCAAGGCAGAAGGCCTCGTTACCCGCGACTCGCGTGGTAAAGAGCGCAAGAAGTACGGTCAGAAGGGCGCTCGCGCTCGCTTCCAGTTCAGCAAACGCTAA
- a CDS encoding beta-propeller fold lactonase family protein produces MALVVSVAMGLGMTACGGGTIGFMWVLGTQYNQIAGFKIDDFTGNLTAMPHSPFTSGGADPVSIVVKPGGRFIYVVNKGGGNGPTSNLPCGSAGSISEFSVGGQGVLTFQQCFTSQGSTPVWAAVDTTGNFLYVLDQQAPSLDGAPLPANGDITVFSIDPNTGRLTLVLNQQIKDPATGLQLTYFPVGETPTMMAVSGGCLFTLNSADQSISPYATGTAGQLTLTTTQKFNSGAVRPTSIITGGSGVYITDAGAPNTNSPGQLLPFTVGATTCSLNTITGGPVANISPAANPVYSLVGGAGSAKNFVYVANQSTTDTTNPNSSISAFQVQTNGTLLAIDPGNNPYSVGAGPVCMVEDPSNQYIYTSNGDGTVTGKSISTQGFLQDLKRGSKFTATGQATCLAVSGNVD; encoded by the coding sequence ATGGCCTTGGTAGTGTCCGTAGCGATGGGTCTGGGCATGACGGCGTGCGGTGGCGGCACGATCGGGTTCATGTGGGTTCTTGGAACGCAGTACAACCAGATCGCCGGCTTCAAGATCGATGATTTTACGGGAAACCTGACGGCTATGCCTCACTCGCCGTTTACCTCTGGCGGGGCGGACCCAGTATCGATCGTGGTGAAGCCTGGCGGCCGCTTCATCTATGTGGTCAATAAGGGCGGCGGGAACGGACCGACGTCGAATCTACCATGCGGGAGTGCCGGCAGCATCAGCGAGTTCAGCGTTGGCGGACAGGGCGTGTTGACCTTCCAGCAGTGTTTCACCAGCCAGGGGAGTACCCCTGTCTGGGCGGCGGTCGATACTACCGGTAACTTCCTGTATGTTCTCGATCAGCAGGCACCTTCGCTCGATGGTGCGCCTCTTCCCGCCAATGGTGACATTACGGTGTTCTCGATCGATCCCAATACGGGTCGACTGACGCTGGTACTGAATCAGCAGATCAAGGATCCTGCGACCGGCTTGCAGCTGACCTATTTCCCCGTTGGCGAGACGCCGACGATGATGGCGGTCTCGGGCGGATGTTTGTTTACGTTGAACTCGGCTGATCAGTCCATCTCTCCTTACGCGACTGGAACTGCTGGTCAGTTGACTCTTACGACGACACAGAAGTTCAACTCCGGAGCGGTTCGGCCGACATCGATTATTACCGGCGGAAGCGGGGTGTATATCACCGATGCGGGTGCACCCAATACGAACAGCCCGGGACAGCTTCTTCCCTTCACCGTTGGGGCCACTACGTGCTCGTTGAACACGATCACGGGCGGACCGGTTGCGAATATCTCTCCGGCGGCGAATCCCGTTTACTCGCTGGTTGGCGGAGCGGGCTCCGCGAAGAATTTCGTCTATGTGGCGAATCAGTCGACGACCGATACCACTAATCCGAACAGCTCGATCTCGGCGTTCCAAGTCCAGACGAACGGAACTCTGCTGGCGATCGATCCGGGCAACAACCCTTACTCGGTGGGCGCAGGGCCGGTTTGCATGGTAGAGGACCCGTCGAATCAATATATCTACACGTCAAACGGAGATGGGACTGTGACTGGTAAGTCGATCTCGACGCAAGGCTTCTTGCAAGACCTGAAGCGAGGATCGAAGTTCACGGCGACCGGACAGGCGACGTGCCTAGCAGTAAGCGGAAACGTAGACTAG
- a CDS encoding lactonase family protein, whose amino-acid sequence MKWNKMGRGTVASILSFALVSVTACSRDYTLAYVYVTTAKPLTSSSPNGGINAYAVDYQIGSLTPLADSPIPAGRNPVTLVASPSGLNLYVVNHDDSTIGEYSIGTDGKIYLQNTYNITGSNATSVAMDAAGAFLYVTFQYQLGPQGQQLYGPGAPGPGGITIFPINKDGSLGTAVTNTTVGTTTSLNYVPVGNTPVGVVVGRPRCQPLPAGSTTTANCILSTTPSATANNGLLTNYVYVIDQETPTTPKATVLGFLQNPSTGGLTPTPGTTITTDNTGKTVATGYGAGTTPSAIAEDPSSRFVYITDQATNQLYGSTVNSDGSLTPMNNSPFATGIFPVGVTIDPRGKFLYVANFSSGTVGAYTIDQTSGNPTGAVGSASTATGTGPTCVAIEPALGIYLYTSNSLEGDVSAFQLAPQNGTLKQVQNTPFPSGALPSCAVAVANGSHPTQIIVE is encoded by the coding sequence ATGAAGTGGAATAAGATGGGTCGCGGAACAGTGGCCTCGATATTGTCTTTTGCGTTGGTGAGCGTAACGGCGTGCAGCCGCGACTACACGCTGGCGTATGTGTATGTGACTACTGCGAAACCGTTGACGAGCTCCTCTCCAAACGGTGGCATCAATGCGTACGCGGTGGACTACCAGATCGGTTCGTTGACGCCGCTGGCGGATTCACCGATACCGGCGGGCCGGAATCCGGTGACCCTGGTGGCCTCGCCGAGCGGGTTGAATCTGTATGTCGTCAATCACGATGACTCGACCATTGGCGAGTACTCGATCGGAACCGACGGGAAGATCTACCTGCAGAACACCTACAACATCACGGGCAGCAATGCGACCTCGGTTGCGATGGATGCGGCGGGTGCCTTCCTTTATGTCACGTTCCAGTACCAGCTCGGGCCACAGGGACAGCAGCTTTATGGCCCCGGTGCACCTGGGCCGGGTGGGATTACGATCTTTCCGATCAATAAAGACGGCTCGTTGGGAACGGCGGTAACGAATACGACGGTTGGAACCACGACCTCTCTGAACTACGTTCCGGTTGGCAACACCCCTGTCGGTGTTGTGGTGGGTCGTCCGCGCTGTCAGCCATTGCCTGCCGGAAGTACCACCACTGCGAACTGCATACTGTCGACGACACCCTCCGCTACTGCCAACAACGGGCTACTGACCAACTATGTGTATGTGATCGATCAAGAGACACCGACCACACCCAAGGCAACGGTTCTGGGCTTCCTGCAGAACCCTTCGACGGGCGGATTGACTCCTACTCCCGGAACTACGATTACCACCGATAACACGGGCAAGACGGTGGCGACCGGATACGGCGCGGGAACGACACCGAGTGCGATTGCAGAAGATCCTTCTTCCCGGTTTGTTTACATTACCGATCAGGCGACGAATCAACTGTATGGCAGTACGGTGAATTCAGATGGGTCTCTAACTCCGATGAACAACAGCCCGTTCGCCACTGGAATCTTCCCGGTGGGTGTGACGATCGATCCTCGGGGCAAGTTCCTGTATGTTGCGAACTTCTCCTCGGGTACGGTCGGCGCGTATACGATCGATCAGACCTCGGGGAATCCGACAGGCGCTGTCGGTTCTGCTTCGACGGCTACGGGTACGGGTCCGACGTGCGTTGCGATCGAGCCGGCACTGGGCATCTACCTCTATACGTCGAACAGCCTCGAAGGCGATGTCTCGGCGTTTCAACTGGCTCCGCAAAACGGCACGCTGAAGCAGGTGCAGAATACGCCGTTCCCCTCGGGCGCGCTGCCGAGCTGTGCCGTGGCTGTGGCGAATGGATCGCATCCGACGCAGATCATCGTCGAATAG
- a CDS encoding acyltransferase family protein, with translation MNLSLLEPEIEQPQSLAPPPAAITTRKPQLPALTGIRTLLALFIILFHFTPPHLGLLYPIIDNGYVFVGVFFLISGYVLTYNYADRANTLIKREFWLARFSRLYPIYLLVLLISFRMVQDEWHARSHFEFWQGIILTPLVLQGWSPSVATFWNTVAWTLSSEVVLYAAFPWLIRLPWPKRPAQLVLLLLALWAIGLVPHSLYLWLNPDHIVGPVDRYSSTQFIRFLKYTPLPYVCTFLIGVTLGKLQHALTITSRQRLLLSFVSLALVGVFFYTLVLRTPYLLIHGGLMTPVFAALVLGLSGPHAISALFSWRPLLLIGESSYCLYLLHFNVFQLLHLYHVPERLHLAALDPWLSYGILILLALAAFHFVETPARKAILSRLSSKTRPLSPIAS, from the coding sequence GTGAACCTAAGCCTTCTGGAACCAGAGATCGAGCAGCCGCAAAGCCTTGCCCCGCCGCCCGCGGCCATCACCACCCGCAAGCCGCAGCTCCCGGCGCTCACCGGAATCCGCACCCTCCTCGCGCTCTTCATCATTCTCTTCCACTTCACCCCGCCGCACCTCGGCCTCCTCTATCCCATCATCGACAACGGCTACGTCTTCGTCGGCGTGTTCTTCCTCATCTCCGGCTACGTCCTCACCTACAACTACGCCGACCGCGCCAACACCCTCATCAAGCGCGAGTTCTGGCTGGCCCGCTTCTCCCGCCTCTACCCCATCTACCTCCTCGTCCTCCTCATCTCCTTCCGCATGGTGCAGGACGAGTGGCACGCCCGCTCCCACTTCGAGTTCTGGCAGGGAATCATCCTCACCCCCCTCGTCCTTCAAGGCTGGAGCCCCTCCGTCGCCACTTTCTGGAACACCGTCGCCTGGACCCTCTCGAGTGAAGTCGTCCTCTACGCCGCCTTCCCCTGGCTCATCCGCCTGCCCTGGCCCAAAAGGCCGGCCCAACTGGTGCTTCTCCTCCTCGCGCTCTGGGCCATCGGCCTCGTCCCCCACTCCCTCTACCTCTGGCTCAACCCCGATCACATCGTCGGACCGGTCGACCGCTACAGCTCCACCCAGTTCATCCGCTTCCTCAAGTACACCCCGCTCCCCTACGTCTGCACCTTCCTCATCGGAGTCACCTTGGGCAAGCTCCAGCATGCCCTCACCATCACCTCGCGTCAGCGCCTCCTGCTCTCCTTCGTCAGCCTGGCGCTCGTGGGAGTCTTCTTCTACACCCTCGTTCTCCGCACCCCGTACCTGCTCATCCACGGCGGCCTCATGACCCCCGTCTTCGCCGCCCTGGTCCTCGGCCTCAGCGGGCCTCATGCCATCTCGGCCCTCTTCTCCTGGCGTCCTCTCCTGCTCATCGGCGAGAGCAGCTACTGCCTCTACCTGCTCCACTTCAACGTCTTCCAGCTGCTCCACCTCTACCATGTGCCGGAGCGTCTCCACCTGGCCGCCCTTGACCCCTGGCTCTCCTACGGAATCCTCATTCTGTTAGCTCTGGCAGCCTTCCACTTCGTCGAAACTCCCGCCCGCAAGGCCATCCTCAGCCGCCTCTCCAGCAAAACCCGTCCGCTCTCCCCAATCGCCTCCTAG
- the pyrH gene encoding UMP kinase encodes MYKRVLLKISGEALAAGKGFGIDAVFIHKIAAEIAAVHALGCEIGIVVGGGNFFRGVAQQAIDMDRVAADHMGMLSTVINAIALQDAIEKLGLFCRVMSAIEMHEVAEPYIRRRAMRHLEKNRIVIFAAGTGNPYFSTDTAASLRAMEIKADILLKATSVDGIYTADPKVDDTATKFDQITYSEMLRLNLRVMDTTAVSLCRDNNMPMMVFSMREPGNIVRVVSGEKIGSLVTA; translated from the coding sequence ATGTACAAAAGAGTCCTCCTCAAGATCTCAGGCGAAGCTCTGGCCGCAGGCAAAGGTTTTGGCATCGACGCCGTCTTCATCCACAAAATCGCCGCCGAAATCGCCGCCGTTCACGCCCTCGGCTGCGAGATCGGCATCGTCGTCGGAGGCGGAAACTTCTTCCGCGGCGTCGCCCAGCAGGCCATCGACATGGACCGCGTCGCCGCCGACCACATGGGCATGCTCTCCACCGTCATCAACGCCATCGCCCTCCAGGACGCCATCGAAAAGCTCGGCCTCTTCTGCCGCGTCATGTCCGCCATCGAGATGCACGAGGTCGCCGAGCCCTACATCCGCCGCCGCGCCATGCGCCACCTCGAAAAAAATCGCATCGTCATCTTCGCCGCCGGCACCGGCAACCCCTACTTCTCCACCGACACCGCCGCCAGCCTCCGCGCCATGGAGATCAAAGCCGACATCCTCCTCAAGGCCACCTCCGTCGACGGCATCTACACCGCCGACCCCAAAGTCGACGACACCGCCACCAAATTCGACCAGATCACCTACAGCGAGATGCTCCGCCTCAACCTCCGCGTCATGGACACCACCGCCGTCTCCCTCTGTCGCGACAACAACATGCCCATGATGGTCTTCAGCATGCGCGAGCCCGGCAACATCGTCCGCGTGGTCAGCGGCGAAAAGATCGGCTCCCTCGTCACAGCCTGA
- a CDS encoding translation elongation factor Ts, producing the protein MTETAVKIDAKLVKELREKSGAPMGDCLKALQEARGEMEAAFVVLRKRGMASAAKKATRTTNEGAVGTYIHAGGKIGVLLELNCESDFVARTDDFQELLRDVAMHIAAVDPRFVSREDVTEADLEREKDVYRAQAAASGKPAEIIEKMLTGKLAKFYEEFCLLDQPFIKEASQTIGQLIASKVAKLGENISVRRFARFKVGATDWTVAQAKAAPTTEEA; encoded by the coding sequence ATGACTGAAACCGCCGTAAAGATCGACGCAAAACTCGTCAAAGAACTCCGTGAAAAGTCCGGCGCCCCCATGGGCGACTGCTTGAAAGCGCTGCAGGAAGCCCGCGGCGAAATGGAAGCCGCATTCGTCGTCCTCCGCAAGCGCGGAATGGCCTCAGCCGCCAAGAAGGCTACCCGCACCACCAATGAGGGCGCAGTAGGAACCTACATCCACGCCGGCGGCAAGATCGGTGTTCTGCTCGAGCTCAACTGCGAGTCCGACTTCGTAGCCCGCACCGACGACTTCCAGGAGCTGCTCCGCGACGTCGCCATGCACATCGCCGCCGTTGATCCGCGCTTCGTCAGCCGCGAAGACGTCACCGAAGCCGACCTCGAGCGCGAGAAGGACGTCTACCGCGCCCAGGCCGCAGCCTCCGGCAAGCCCGCCGAGATCATCGAGAAGATGCTCACCGGCAAGCTCGCCAAGTTCTACGAAGAGTTCTGCCTCCTCGACCAGCCCTTCATCAAGGAGGCCTCGCAGACCATCGGCCAGCTCATCGCCTCGAAAGTCGCGAAGCTAGGCGAGAACATCAGCGTCCGCCGCTTCGCCCGCTTCAAGGTAGGCGCCACCGACTGGACCGTAGCCCAGGCCAAGGCAGCCCCCACCACCGAAGAAGCTTAA
- a CDS encoding M13 family metallopeptidase — translation MISKSLASLLILSTAVCLGQAFTETDVPSGPTSEPKQPMIFDLSSIDKTVDPCTDFYQYACGNWLKKNPVPADQVRWGRFNELAERNNYLLYTELKAAAEDPKTPLQRKYGDYFAACMNVDLADKLGTKPLQPAMATIASLKDKKQLATIVAELQKNYSVGAFYGLSVQQDQKDSSQQIASAIQGGLSLPDRSYYLTEDDRSQKLRGQYVEHVAKMFVLLGDTPERAADEAKSVMTIETALAKGSMDRVELRDPAKRYHIMSKADLEALSPDYDWQTYLKEVRIGEFSTLNVATPDYFKAMNAEIDAASLDSIKSYLRWHALRTTAHALSKPFVDENFNFFSATLQGQKEQTPRWKRCTRATDTALGEAVGQDWVKEYFPPDAKANMDKLVVALEQALRQDIQQLPWMSDATKVEAKAKLDAIRNKIGYPENWRDYSSLTVKRDDYLGNVERGQSFERARNFAKLGKPVDEKEWGMTPPTVNAYYSPSNNDINFPAGILQPPFFDNSKDPAVNFGGIGTVIGHEMTHGFDDQGSKYDPKGNVRPWFTAEDRAKFTERTDCEVKEYDGFKVAEGQNLNGKLTLGENTADNGGIRIAFQALEAALTQQGATAEPGYVDGKRDGYTAQQRFFITFGQLWCQNQTEQNARVLAKTDPHSTGEWRAKGTVQNFDEFGKAFGCKAGQPMMPVNSCRVW, via the coding sequence ATGATTTCCAAGTCTTTAGCAAGTCTGTTGATACTTTCTACTGCCGTGTGTCTGGGGCAAGCATTTACGGAAACTGATGTACCGAGCGGACCAACTTCAGAGCCGAAGCAGCCGATGATCTTTGACCTTTCCTCAATCGATAAGACTGTGGACCCTTGCACCGACTTCTACCAATATGCGTGCGGCAACTGGCTGAAGAAGAATCCCGTTCCTGCTGATCAGGTGCGGTGGGGAAGGTTTAACGAGTTAGCGGAACGCAATAATTATCTGCTGTACACGGAGCTAAAGGCAGCTGCCGAGGATCCGAAGACCCCCTTGCAGCGGAAGTATGGCGACTACTTTGCGGCGTGCATGAACGTCGATCTGGCGGACAAGCTGGGGACAAAGCCGCTGCAGCCGGCGATGGCGACGATTGCGTCGTTGAAGGACAAAAAGCAACTGGCAACGATCGTGGCGGAGTTACAGAAGAACTACTCTGTGGGCGCGTTTTATGGATTGAGCGTGCAGCAGGATCAGAAGGACTCGAGCCAGCAGATTGCGAGTGCGATCCAGGGGGGCCTCTCGTTGCCGGACCGGTCGTACTACCTGACCGAGGATGATCGGAGCCAGAAGCTTCGGGGTCAGTATGTCGAGCATGTCGCGAAGATGTTCGTACTGCTGGGCGACACCCCGGAGAGGGCAGCGGACGAGGCTAAGAGTGTGATGACGATCGAGACGGCGCTTGCCAAGGGCTCGATGGATCGAGTCGAGCTGCGGGATCCGGCGAAGCGGTATCACATCATGTCCAAGGCGGATCTCGAGGCGCTATCTCCGGATTATGATTGGCAGACTTATTTGAAGGAGGTCAGGATCGGCGAGTTCAGCACGCTGAATGTTGCAACGCCCGACTACTTCAAGGCGATGAATGCCGAGATCGATGCTGCGAGTCTGGATTCAATTAAGAGCTATCTACGCTGGCATGCGTTGAGGACCACGGCGCATGCTTTGTCAAAACCATTTGTGGATGAAAACTTTAACTTCTTTTCGGCGACGCTGCAAGGCCAGAAGGAGCAGACTCCACGATGGAAGCGCTGCACACGCGCGACTGATACAGCACTTGGCGAGGCCGTGGGACAGGATTGGGTGAAAGAGTACTTCCCGCCCGATGCGAAGGCCAACATGGACAAGCTGGTAGTGGCGCTGGAGCAAGCGCTGAGACAGGACATTCAGCAGTTGCCCTGGATGAGCGATGCGACGAAGGTGGAAGCGAAGGCAAAGCTGGATGCGATTCGGAACAAGATCGGCTATCCGGAAAACTGGCGCGACTACAGCTCGTTGACTGTGAAGCGGGACGATTATCTCGGCAATGTAGAGAGGGGTCAGAGTTTTGAGCGGGCCCGAAATTTTGCCAAGCTGGGCAAGCCGGTCGACGAGAAGGAGTGGGGTATGACGCCGCCTACCGTGAACGCATACTACAGCCCTTCGAACAACGACATCAACTTCCCTGCCGGGATTCTGCAGCCTCCCTTCTTTGATAACAGCAAAGATCCAGCAGTGAACTTCGGCGGGATCGGCACTGTGATTGGGCATGAGATGACGCATGGCTTCGATGACCAGGGATCGAAGTACGATCCGAAGGGAAATGTGCGGCCGTGGTTCACCGCCGAGGACCGCGCGAAGTTTACCGAGCGCACCGATTGCGAGGTGAAAGAGTATGACGGGTTCAAGGTGGCGGAGGGACAAAACCTGAACGGCAAGCTGACGCTTGGCGAAAACACAGCAGACAATGGCGGGATTCGGATTGCTTTCCAGGCGCTCGAAGCAGCTCTTACGCAGCAGGGGGCGACCGCCGAGCCAGGGTATGTTGATGGGAAGCGTGATGGATATACAGCGCAGCAGCGCTTCTTTATCACCTTCGGACAGCTGTGGTGCCAGAATCAGACGGAGCAGAACGCGCGTGTGCTGGCTAAGACCGATCCGCATAGCACAGGCGAGTGGCGGGCGAAGGGCACGGTGCAGAACTTCGATGAGTTTGGCAAAGCGTTTGGCTGTAAAGCGGGCCAGCCGATGATGCCGGTGAACTCCTGTCGCGTGTGGTAG
- a CDS encoding MlaD family protein has protein sequence MPSQQEVRWSQLKVGVIVLISTVVLVTLLFLMTSSSGLGIFSHKLTVVTFFENSAGLKTGAAVNLEGVTIGTVKSVTIDNSPEHKLTPVKVVMKMNEKFATNLKKDSKASLSTVGVLGDTVVDINSQFAVGPLLQDGDVLKTLETPSLTDVVKASQGTIESLNVILAKMNVIVDNIQSGKGSIGQLINSPDLYNKANNTVDELLKLEKNINAGRGSIGKLMTDDTLYNRLNGTVEKLQNIADGIDSGKGTAGKLLKDDTLYKNLNSTLAHANSLLADADAGKGGLGLMLKDPKFRQDLSNTLTQVNMLVSGVNDGRGTLGKLVKDDAAYTNLNKLLVASTDLVTTIRSDPKKYLTIHLKIF, from the coding sequence ATGCCCAGCCAGCAGGAGGTCCGGTGGTCGCAGTTGAAGGTGGGCGTGATCGTACTGATTTCGACGGTGGTGCTGGTAACCCTGCTGTTCCTGATGACGAGTTCGTCGGGGCTGGGAATCTTCTCGCATAAGCTGACGGTGGTGACATTCTTCGAGAACTCGGCGGGGCTGAAGACAGGTGCGGCGGTGAACCTGGAGGGTGTGACGATCGGGACGGTGAAGTCGGTGACGATCGACAACTCGCCGGAGCACAAGCTGACGCCGGTGAAGGTGGTGATGAAGATGAACGAAAAGTTCGCCACCAATCTGAAGAAGGATTCGAAGGCCTCCTTGTCGACGGTGGGGGTGCTGGGCGATACGGTGGTGGACATTAACAGCCAGTTTGCCGTTGGGCCGCTGCTGCAGGATGGTGATGTGCTGAAGACTCTGGAGACGCCTAGCTTGACCGATGTCGTGAAGGCGAGCCAGGGAACGATCGAGAGCCTGAATGTGATTCTGGCCAAGATGAACGTCATCGTCGACAACATTCAGTCGGGGAAGGGCTCGATTGGACAGCTGATCAATAGTCCCGACCTGTACAACAAGGCGAATAATACCGTCGATGAGCTGCTGAAGCTGGAGAAAAATATCAATGCAGGCCGCGGATCGATTGGCAAACTAATGACCGACGACACGCTGTACAACCGGCTGAACGGCACTGTTGAGAAGCTGCAGAACATCGCGGATGGGATCGACAGCGGCAAGGGTACGGCGGGCAAGCTGCTGAAGGACGATACCCTCTATAAAAATCTGAACTCGACGCTTGCTCATGCGAACTCTCTGCTGGCCGATGCCGACGCTGGCAAGGGTGGACTTGGGCTGATGCTGAAAGATCCCAAGTTTCGCCAGGATTTGAGCAATACGCTGACGCAGGTCAACATGCTGGTGTCGGGAGTGAACGATGGTCGGGGCACGCTGGGCAAACTGGTGAAAGATGATGCCGCTTACACCAACTTGAATAAGCTCCTGGTGGCCAGCACGGATCTAGTGACGACAATTCGGAGCGATCCGAAGAAGTACCTGACAATCCATCTGAAGATCTTCTAG